The Arachis hypogaea cultivar Tifrunner chromosome 14, arahy.Tifrunner.gnm2.J5K5, whole genome shotgun sequence DNA window CTAGTATTATGTCTGCTTTAGCCTTACCCCACTTACTCAGATACCACTACCTACCTGCCTTTGCCCTTTATCTTTCTTCCTCTCTATCCACCAAACTATcccaataaaatatatattctttttaatttgtaaaagatTTGAGTTATACTACAACAAATCCGATAGATAGCGACAAAAATTTTGCGGCCATTCATCCAacagtttaaaaaaattattgctaCAGATTTAGCAACGCTTTATTTTAAAGCGATTTAAATTTTGTCCGAGATTCTTGTAGTGttataataattttagtattgATTTCGCTCAATAAATTTTATCTAACATAAATTGTTGTTGTCTAAAAAGATtggattaattcaaaaaatagataTTCAGTCAAACCTAATTTTTAATACGAAATTAAATtatgttttataataaaaataataatttttaacactAGGTTAACGCCTCAACTGTATATTTCAGGAACCAACATCCTATGACATATATGTGTCACATCATATGATTGTAGATGTTGAGTTATTTATTTCAATATAGCCATAATCCGAAATAATGGTTTTGAACCTTTGTTCAAAGTTCAAACATATAACATGGCGGATACAAACATACAAATTATTCGCATGAATGCACTTAATAGTTAATACATACGTCAGTACATAGTAGGGGTGACAACATGAACTCTATCTGTGAGTATCTAACTAGACTCAATCCGATCGGATAGAGTTGTTAATTAAATCTGCAGTAGGTAGGATAGGATCTGCAGACTGCAGTAggtgcgggttgagcctcaaTCCTATCCTACCAATCCGCATCTTATATAGgtatatattatatacttatataataaatatgttttaagtagatattgaataaaaaaattctcactaaatgcaaaaaaTTTATAGTCACTGAGAGAAGATTATTATTGACAATTTAAtacgttttttttttacataaaaatcggttctattttaaattatcatcatcaagttatataataatattgtatctttTTAGTAAGCCATAAATTAAAAACGAATAAAATAGGGTTAGAATATTCTCAAATTCGcagataaaattagaatttaatctAAATTCTATCTTACCGTACCTATTGCCATCCCTAATATATAGTGGCGATAGTTCTTATAAGTTATAAATGTGATAATAAATGGAAAATTAGCCACCCCCAACAAATACATAGTAATTAacataatgaatgaatgaatgtagaGGAATAAATAAGGATCGGAAATGGGTGGtggttgatgatgatgaggacaaaaagaaaagagattttGTGGGGAGTGGGCGTGCtttgatgattgattgattgcaTATTGGACAACATGTGTGTGTGTTGTGTGTGTGTTAGCCGCAAAGGCCCAACTTGCATTGCATGGCATCATATCTCTGTTTAGTTTTGTATGCGCATGCATTTGCATGTGAGTGTGTCATAGACAACatcattactattattattattcatcttcttctttctctttttctcacCCTACAAAGtacaaaatatagaaaattgaTAGCTTacgtaaaattagaaaaataaattaaagaaaaagtttaAGGAACCAATAATAATATAAgccaattctttttattttttattttaaaattcaaaaaattaaaaatgtgtttggtttgtatttttattttttatttttatttttaatattttttattttttgaattttgtaaaaaaaataaaaaaagaggtgatgaaaataaaaaaatagtactttattatttttattgtttgtacttttttctttacaaaattcaaaaaatagaaaatattaaaaataaaaacgcaaaccaaacacaccctaaactaaatatataaaaaataaaatcgtaACAATCGTCCaatctaatatttattttaaaattaataggtTTGTtcaaaattacaaattaaattttttttaaaattaaatagaaattttaattattattattactaataataattttatttggcTCTCGCATGCCATCACTGTCCCTTCATGTGCCTCTATTCTCACTTTCACATCTCTTAATTATACGGACTAAGCTAGTCAACATCCACCCAATTGATTCCAAAAACCCTTTTCCATtaactttatcttttttttttctcctctctTTCATAACATTACAAGATATTTTCATTACAAGCACTATCATAtaatatttctaataaaaaaaccCGACTAATTTAGTTCGATTCAATAGAAGTTTCATGAGATAAATACAAATCTTTAAAGGagtcttttactttttttagtcATTAGTAGTTAAATCCAAGACCTCTAATTAAAGAGTGAAAATAGTCTGAATCAATTTTGCGTTAGTAGATTCTGtcctttctttattttgtttttggtgaAAGTAGATTCTCTCCTTTTAGATGTTGGAAATCCTTGATGGGCCAGTGTTTTCCTGACCGGTCCCAGTATGTCGTTTGGTTCTTTCTTGGGCCTATaccctttgttttcttttgttttcttttttttgtcaaGATTTCTTTTATCTGTTTTTGTCCAAAATTTAGTTTAAAGGAAGTTttagtttaaactttaaaattagaatatttttaaGGGTAAAAAACTCAAATAAACCAAGCTGAGAAGTTTATTACCCAAATCagccaaaacaaaaaatttttcagCAATCCAACAATGACCATTTAaatataattcgaatcatattgattcgaactacaaatgcatgtaattcgaaacaacttgCTTCGAATTACATTTGAATGGATatgcatgtaattcgaataaAGTAGATTCGAATTAGAGAAGGGTAAATCGAATTGACTCGATTTGAATTAGTAGGCTCACGTGACTCTATGgagttcgaatcatattgattcaaATTATTCAATATTGGTGACACTAGGTAGTTCGAattaagttgattcgaattactagtgaGTTGCCTATATAATGCTACGTTAGTTGGATatatatcaaaaaaaattttcacattcTTACTTGGATAGTTGAATATATATCTTATAGTTGATACAAAAGATATTtactgtataattttatttttctaaaaatattttatatatatatatattttgatgattacacaattttagaaatatttaaaaagtattattaaaattaaaattatattttttattatttgacaataaaattaaaaattaaaaattagagattaatATTCTGTAaccaaatttatataattaatgctaaataaggcaagttttggctgtttttttttgtctacctaacaaTATTAATCCCTAATATTTTTGTTAGGGTACAAATTTGCCACCACAACTACCGGCTACCTAGCAATATTAAtccctaatttttaatttttaattttattgtcaaataataaaaaatataattttaattttaataatactttttaaatatttctaaaattgtgtaatcatcaaaatatatatataatatttttagaaaaataaaattatacagtaAATATCTTTTGTATCAACTATAAGATATATATCCAACTATCCAAGTAAGaatgtgaaaaaaaattgatatatatcCAACTAACGTAGCATTATATAGGCAATtcactagtaattcgaatcaacttaatTCGAACTACCTAGTGTCACCAACAttgaataattcgaatcaatatgattcgaactcCATAGAGTCACATGAGCCTATTAATTCGAATCGAGTCAATTCGATTTACCCTTCTCTAATTCGAAtatacttgattcgaattacatgcataTTCATTCAAACGTAATTCGAAGCAAGTTGTTTTGAATTACATGTATTTGTAGtttgaatcatattgattcgaattatatataaatgGCCATTGGTAGATTGctgaaataatttttattttggctGATTTGGGTAATAAACTTTTCAGCTTggtttatttagattttttaccCTATTGTTAACTTAACAAATGCCTGGAACTCTTAATGTTGGGTGTGTGAGTATGTAGTGCGGGTGAgtgtaataatattataatatctaGAGTTGTAAACTGTCTAATTCATTTTCTAACTAAAAAGaaataagtatattttttattcttaaaatttgtcaaaattttttaaaatatttataagttttattttgttttaattttgtcccacaaattttcgatttgtattaaatatatttctgacggctaatttttaaaaaaatttaagatcaattcaacaacaatttcataaaaaataaccctcaacacaagtaaatcaggcataattttcatacattattgTTAGCTTGgtgtaaatttttttgaaaatttagccatcGATGGCATCTTTTATGCAAATGCAaaatttttaggacaaaattgaaacaaaataaaatttaggggtatttttgaaatttttaccaaattttagggacaaaaaaatactttaccccaaaaaaaattctcataatagactatattaaaatcaattaacattagaattatttaacatatctaaatatttattataaaatattacattttaattatttcgattctcttaatccgcataaatatccttttatattatatcattcaacacaacttgaatacacacaaATCCTTTCTCTACCGCTTTCTCTTACCTTTCTAACATCTCAAATGCTTAGAAAAATCATTCCAAGTGATATACTAAATAGTAAATTCCATATGAATTAAAAGCTTAATTAAGAATTGAACCAAAGTTAAGCATAAGGCCAAAACAGAGTCAACCCCTTGGTCTATACCAGCAAGTAGAGtaggcaataataataataataataataataataataataataataataataataatgttatatttatacaaaattaattactaaatcagCTATTTATATAGAATATACGTTAAAATATGAATTACATATTGAAAATGATTAAaacaacgtatatattttatgagtttaattttgatgcactgatagTGTAAAACGTGCAATCACATCTATTATTTTAGACGACCATTTACACGATCAATATGAAATGTAGTTATTTTTTCTACTGTATCATTACGTAATTGGATGTAcgtgtaaaactattttacactaacagtgcatcaaaattaaattatgtattttatataaaaatacataataactaatttaatgactaattttatgtATACATATAACATTTTTTATAATCACAATTAAGAACGATACAAATGTGTATGTATAAACAATGCTTCATCACAATAATTCATCAAAATTTCCATTAAAAAGGAAACTCAGGGTTGAAAATCACAAATGTTCTCCAACTTGACAAATCAAAACATATTATTtacagaaaaatgaaaaaaaaaatggtatAAGTACAATTCTATTCCAACTTCAGGAGTCCTATATATGCAATCTTGATCTtcatatttctaaattttaacaattttggtataaaagtaacaaaaaattCCTTGGCTTAAGCTAAGGGAGTTTTCCCCTCTCTCAAGCAATCCAAATATGAGGAACTCAAACAATAAGACCAAATTCAAATCACTTAGTTTTATAATGTTAGCATCCACAAAAATCAATGAGATGGTGGAATAAAACTAAATGCTTCCTTAGTTTGAACACTATGAACTATGAAATTCATGTTGCAGCAGGTGAGAGCTTGACAGGTTTGTTTCGAACATTTTCGCCTACCGGAAAAGGGATCTGTGTTGTTAACAAAGTTAGTACAAAACATGTTGCTTGCTTtgcaagaaaagaagagaagtgcATAGTTTAATGCATATAAGAGGAAACTCTGTACCTGGTCGCCGGCATTAGGACCATCAGTGTTGAAGAGGATCGGCCGGCAGCGCTTGTCCTCGTTCATCAAGCTTGAATTCTGGAAGTGAGCAATGAGTGCTGCTTTTCCTTGTATGCGAGCATATGCTAGTGTTGCCACTTTCTCACTGTTGAATTTCTCCCATTTCTTTCCATTGAACTCCTAAACAGAATTGCATCATACTAAGATTTTTAGTCTATAGTTCTTAGAATTGGAACAGATATATATTGTAAATCAGATAGTATCACTTTCTAGTTCATTTGGCTAACCTGATAAAATGGTATGATCAAGCTTGGATTAGTCATGTTGATGAATGCATATCCCATATTACATTTATTCTGCAATTAAGACAAAAAGGAATACCAAAATAGACATTATTAATAGTCCATTTTTCAGTTTGGAAAAGTTAGATGACAAAGAAGGGACAAATTTCTTTAAGTAAATGGTACTTGCTTTGAAATCAATTGGTAGATAAACAAAATCATAAGCTCCTTTATGGCACTCATCAATTGCAGCTAATAGCATCTTTGAAGTATACCTGCAAGTTAACAAATATGTAATTGGTGAGAAGGAAATGATCATATgcagataaaaaataaaaggcTGCATAAAAACACATTCTATGAAATATATGACTACACTTACTTGTTGGGAATGTTCTTTATCATAAGTGTTGTCCTGTTATCTTCGCCATTTTTAATGCGTTCGATGTCAAGTTCATACTGTTTAGTGTCTACCGGAGTTGATCTGCCTTGTCTCCGGCTTCTAGCGCGTTCTTTGTAAGTACCAAAAGAATTGATCATGGGAATCATATTATGTCTTCCATGAAACATCATTTCCCTATGATTATGGAATGGAAATCCAACATCCATAGGAAGGACTTGAAGGTCAACATAGTTTCCCCCAAGACTTGGAAACATATTTTGTGGATAGAAGTCCAAACAATGTGTTTCCCCTGCATAGGGATGTTGTCTATCCCAAATGTTATAGTTGGCTGCCGGAGCAGATTGCGCAAGGTGGCTATTCATGGAGACAACATTGCTGATCATATGTGGTGGTGACCTATGAACACCATGAAATCTTGGTAAGGTAGGAGCTGCACAAACTCCATCAAAATATGAGGGTGAATTTGGCCATGTCATTCCAACATGCTGATAAGAGTTGCTCCATTTGTATCGATGGCGAGGAAGAGAAAGGCCTCCATCAGCAGTAGAGGATTCAAAAACTGAGAAAAAAAGGGTGAGTTTAAGTTTAAGTTTAAGTTTAATCAATGGATTGAGAATCATAGTTAAGTTACTGGACTTAATACTCATTTGCACATTTTGACTTACCACAATCATTCAATTCCATGGGGTGTGCATTATAGTTTGCTTGACAGAACTTCCTGCTATTGCTATCTAGCCTTTCCTGTTTTTCAATATTGATGTTCGTCGCGAACTCGGATGGATTACAAAGGACACCATTTGGAACACTTGAAGAGACCCTATGAAGCAAAGAGGTTTTCAAGTAAGGAGCATGCATAGTTAGGTGAAATCGGCTACATGATTCAAACCACGCTATTGTTTCTTATTATAGAAAACAGTTGAATTGAGAATAGTACCTTTTAGAGTATCCTATTAGGCTTGGCTCAACCTTTAGCATCTTCCTAGCAGTATCATTTCTGTTTAAAGCTTCAAGTGCTGCCGTTGCAGCTCTCACATCATAAAATTCAATCAACTTGTGATGTGGACTCTGAGGTGTTTCAAAAATCTGCAGTTCACAAAGGTTACACAGAATTAACAAATAGTTTATCTTGATCAATATTTTTGCAACTAGTAAACTGGTAACCAAACTCACCTCTTTGATTTCTCCAAAAGGGCGAAACATTCGGCGAAGTTCATTATTTGTAATGGATAAATCATATAGAGAGACAGCAAGAGTGCCCTGATTaatttctttcatggaaggatcatccTGATAAAATTTCCACAAGCAAGGAATCACTAAAAGAGTATATGAAAATACTGCATTTTTTCTATGAGATGCATGATCATATTTTAACAGCTATATTGAATTTCAGTGCCTAACCTTTGGAATAAGATATTGAATGTCAAACGTCCTAAAGCCGAAAAATCCATTCCGGTGAGCCTGCATTGCATTCTGGGCAGCTCTGATATCATAATATGATGCTAACACAAATCCACATTGCTTGCAGGCATTGTAAACTCTCTGAATACCTCCAAATTGCTTCACAAAATGAAAATCAGTTATCATTacctttatatattaaataaataatgacTGCATGAACTATAAAagtcaaagaaaacaagaacacaaaCCTCAAATAGAGCTTTCAATTCAGAATCTCCAACATCACTAGCAACATTTTTCACCAACAATGTTCTAGAAGGGTGTTCTCTTGCAATTGAGGTATTATAAAGCTCGAGTTTCGCTTTACAAGCATCATCATGGAATTCAGAATTCTTTTGTCCAGAAGATGAACTATCATCATGTCCTAAATCCATTCCTCCAACACTAGCAAAAAGATCCTGTTCATCTGATTCATCACCAGAACTATCTTTAACAAAGATTTCATGATCATCAGTCAGTCCAGCTAGCAAATCGTCGTCATCGATAGGGAGAAGATTCCCAATAGTTTGAGCCTCAAGTTCCTCAATAGAATCAAAAACCATCTCTTCCTCAGATTCAGGTGCAATATTATCAACTGAATGTCCATATAGAACACTATTTGCAGATAGTTTCACTGCACCAATAGGAGTTATATTAAGCCACATCATATTTGCTACTTCTTCTATTCCAAAATATCTGTTACTTTCAAAATTTGGTATTAAACAATTCAATGTATCAAATCTCCAAAGTCAATGACTCATTTATAATTGAATTTGGTACAATAAAGCTGATTCACTAATCAAGTAAATGAGAATTTACATTTGCTGTTAAACAACTCTGAAAGAGAACTAGAGAAGAGGTTGCTTTCATGCTGAGTGGAAATTACATCAATTTTATTCTTTTCtgaaaaaatttgaaacaatATGTACACTCAAGTTAGGCCTTGCTCCTTCATCAAAATCTATGATTACAGAGAATCAAATAGATTAGTAACACTAACCATAGCAATTAGATAGGTTATCTGATTTCCAGAACTCATCTTGCTTCTGTCAAGAACAAAAGATGGTAGGTTAAATTTCTATAATTTTGCAAAACCTCTCACAATATAGCACCATGTTCAAAGCTTATATATACATAATCACATACCATAGTGGAAGGAGAAACATCTTCAAAGGAAAACAATGATGAAGAAAAATTTCTGGAGTTCATTGTTTCAGAAGGCATGTTGAATAATCCAAGTAATGTGTAGATATAGACCAAGAAAATCTAGAAATAATAGCTCTTTATATCTGTTGAGcatagagaaaagaaaaataaggcaAGTTAATCATCCAAATATTTTTTGCCTACTCGGCAAGAAAACTGCGTGTAAAAACTTCTAGAATCTAGATAGCTTCCGAATTCAAATTATGGATTTGGAATTAAATTATCATTGATACAtggataatttaaattaattaaatccaTTGAATATAAGATATACTACTATAGTTAAATATCATGCGTTGAAGTAAATCCATTGAATCAAATGCACTTGGAAATTCACACGTTTACACATTATtgtattaaattgaaaaaaaaaaaaaatctaccaATATTTTGAAAGATCATCAAGAGGATcacaaaaaacttaaaaattactCCTTTTCTTCCACCgtttcaaaacaaaataaaaataaaatattgaaaaatatattCTTTTGTCCAAGTAATTAACAATTATTTTAACATGGAAGTGGTATTAACTTGAAGACTTTGAAACCAAAACCAAACCTTCAGAAGTCCAAATTCCCAAAAccctaatttgaattttgaagaatgAATTGCAATACCGTGTACCAAAAAGCACTTACCTTTATTTGTGGGAAAAAGGGAATGAATTGTTACAACAAAGAAATGGAAGCTAAGGAATCCGTTTAAATACATGCAAGCAataagaggaggaagaagaagaagaagtgagaGAAAGGAAAACGAATAAATTACGGCATAAGGCAAGGTGGGAATTtggataagagaaaaaaaaaaagagagaaaggtaACGTTTTGAAGGGATGTATGTGTGGCGTGCAAGATTTTCAATCCAAAACTTGTTCTAAGGAAACCCTTTTTATGTGTTTAATTTCTTTCTTATTTGTTTAAATTCCCTGCATTGCACGTTAACACAAAACAACAACAcccttcttcatcttcatcactcTTTCTTGTTCTGAGCTACCCCATTAACTGAAAATGTGTTTTTTGAGCTTCGGTGATGTTGCCGGAACTCTCAAACTTCCGGTGAGGTAGGAAGTTATCTGGGACAGATTAAAAATCCGTTTTTTATTTTGTTCGGTTTTGTTGGTTTAACGACTTCATGATCAGGTGTCGgagatgtttttttttaaattattttttattattttttaatgtttcagTTGGAAGGAGGAGAATATAGTTGAGCTTCTCAGCTTCGTTTGACTTGTCCCAGATTTGCATGATTGTGTCATTAATGTTACTTCGCTGTTCTTCAGCTTAGCCACATCAAAATCTacacaaagaagagaaaaacaaaaagggaaaattacattaaaaataattattatatatttatatataaatatatctgTTATAATtcgtttttattatatattttatattttatgtgttTTATCCTAGGAAACCCAAACACTTTTTTGATTTGTGGTATTCACGTGTAGAACACGACACTCATCGATACTTGTTAGACATGTGTGTATACGCTTAAACACACTTAAATATCAAATGTGTCTGTgtattcaattttattcttaacatgtattttttatataagtttagaaatagtatatattattaattattaaaataaaaatattttaaatactttatataattaaaacaaatattaaaaataattaaaagattaatttatattttagtattaataaaaatattaaaatattataatataacgTGTCTCTGTAtcttataagaattttaaatttgtgtGACCACATATCTTGTGTTGTGTAGTGTTCCATATCCGTATCGATTTCTGTAAATCATAAGTTTTACATTAGCAACTAATttgata harbors:
- the LOC112798061 gene encoding protein MEI2-like 4 isoform X1 → MPSETMNSRNFSSSLFSFEDVSPSTMKQDEFWKSDNLSNCYEKNKIDVISTQHESNLFSSSLSELFNSKLKLSANSVLYGHSVDNIAPESEEEMVFDSIEELEAQTIGNLLPIDDDDLLAGLTDDHEIFVKDSSGDESDEQDLFASVGGMDLGHDDSSSSGQKNSEFHDDACKAKLELYNTSIAREHPSRTLLVKNVASDVGDSELKALFEQFGGIQRVYNACKQCGFVLASYYDIRAAQNAMQAHRNGFFGFRTFDIQYLIPKDDPSMKEINQGTLAVSLYDLSITNNELRRMFRPFGEIKEIFETPQSPHHKLIEFYDVRAATAALEALNRNDTARKMLKVEPSLIGYSKRVSSSVPNGVLCNPSEFATNINIEKQERLDSNSRKFCQANYNAHPMELNDCVFESSTADGGLSLPRHRYKWSNSYQHVGMTWPNSPSYFDGVCAAPTLPRFHGVHRSPPHMISNVVSMNSHLAQSAPAANYNIWDRQHPYAGETHCLDFYPQNMFPSLGGNYVDLQVLPMDVGFPFHNHREMMFHGRHNMIPMINSFGTYKERARSRRQGRSTPVDTKQYELDIERIKNGEDNRTTLMIKNIPNKYTSKMLLAAIDECHKGAYDFVYLPIDFKNKCNMGYAFINMTNPSLIIPFYQEFNGKKWEKFNSEKVATLAYARIQGKAALIAHFQNSSLMNEDKRCRPILFNTDGPNAGDQIPFPVGENVRNKPVKLSPAAT
- the LOC112798061 gene encoding protein MEI2-like 4 isoform X2, with amino-acid sequence MPSETMNSRNFSSSLFSFEDVSPSTMKQDEFWKSDNLSNCYVKLSANSVLYGHSVDNIAPESEEEMVFDSIEELEAQTIGNLLPIDDDDLLAGLTDDHEIFVKDSSGDESDEQDLFASVGGMDLGHDDSSSSGQKNSEFHDDACKAKLELYNTSIAREHPSRTLLVKNVASDVGDSELKALFEQFGGIQRVYNACKQCGFVLASYYDIRAAQNAMQAHRNGFFGFRTFDIQYLIPKDDPSMKEINQGTLAVSLYDLSITNNELRRMFRPFGEIKEIFETPQSPHHKLIEFYDVRAATAALEALNRNDTARKMLKVEPSLIGYSKRVSSSVPNGVLCNPSEFATNINIEKQERLDSNSRKFCQANYNAHPMELNDCVFESSTADGGLSLPRHRYKWSNSYQHVGMTWPNSPSYFDGVCAAPTLPRFHGVHRSPPHMISNVVSMNSHLAQSAPAANYNIWDRQHPYAGETHCLDFYPQNMFPSLGGNYVDLQVLPMDVGFPFHNHREMMFHGRHNMIPMINSFGTYKERARSRRQGRSTPVDTKQYELDIERIKNGEDNRTTLMIKNIPNKYTSKMLLAAIDECHKGAYDFVYLPIDFKNKCNMGYAFINMTNPSLIIPFYQEFNGKKWEKFNSEKVATLAYARIQGKAALIAHFQNSSLMNEDKRCRPILFNTDGPNAGDQIPFPVGENVRNKPVKLSPAAT